DNA from Rhinolophus sinicus isolate RSC01 linkage group LG16, ASM3656204v1, whole genome shotgun sequence:
TAACTGCTGCCCCCCCCAGGCGCCCCCACCCCGCTCTGGTGTAGCTCTTCCGGGATTGGTCCCTGTGCTTCTGCAGTgagcaggggggtgggggctgtgggaggggggAGCAGTGATTTGTCCAGCTTTGCTTGGCCCCGCACCCCCTCCCGGacctttttaaaacacagtaGGGTGGGATGGGAGAGAAAACTAATGCAGGGAGTCTGGGGAGCTTTGGAGACGCGGCGCCTTCATCGCCATCACAGAATTGGGCCCAGCCATTGGCTCAGTTCTCCATTTTTGCGGCTTTTCATATCAGCTGAGATGTCTCTTTGTTCCTTGGTTTGTTCAGCAATGGGAGACAGAGGACACAGCTTCTCTGAGCATGCACAGGAACAGAGGGGTGCCTTTGTCAGTTGAATGTagtctttttacagatgaggaaactgaggcctgggaacATTTTCAGAATGGATGGCAGTGTGTCTCCTGATGGCTCCACTGGGGCCTCAGGAGCGTTTTCTAGGGCTTAGGAATGTGACAGGGGACTTGGGTCTCACTGATACGCTTCAGGTGGCCAGGGTTCTAGTGGGAAAGTGGAGCCTGTGCTGAATGCACTGGGTTTGGGCTGGTGGGACCTGGGGAAAGGCCCACCCACCTTTGCTGAAAGGAGGGGCATGGGTCAGATGTATGGTCCCAGCAGACCTGCCAGGTGGCCGGAGGGTGGGGACAGGTTACCCCCTCAGTTTTGGAGaacctaacctggtgaagaataACCATGCAGATAAATGGAGCAGTAGCTGTTGGGGTCgggggtagtgtgtgtgtgtgtgtgttttcctttgcGATTTTTTCAGGCCCAATCCCTTAATATATCAGATGAGGAAATAAGAAGCCTGGGGCGATAAAGATTTCCCCGGACCCTGCATTTGGGTGCTAGCAGCCCCCACTGCCATGTGCTGCTGTGCTGCTAGGGGCTCTGGGCAATCAGACTGTCTCCTGGtgtcctgggaggtgggggctgggagactGGCTCTGTACCCCATTCTCCCTGTGCTGGGTCCAGGTGATGCTTAACCCTGAAAGCGCTTGCTGGGGCCCTCCCATGTTTTGAGCGGTTAGGAGCTGGGCCTAATCCTCTGTGTCTTGGCTGTCACATCCCCTGTCCTCcccagctggcaggcaggtgtgAGAGACCGGGAAGTGAGTCTGCCGACCAGAGGCGGCCAAGCCCTGACTCAAAATGAGGttgggatgggggcggggggcacgGCCAGTGCTGCCAGACTCCATTGAAAGGCTtgctgagggtggggtgggggctcccaGTCCCTCCCAGACCCTGGCCGCTGACTCTGGCCATGGGTGACATGTGCCCTGCAGGTTGCACTTCCCCCAGCTGGCTCTGCGGCGGAGGCTGGGACAGCTGAGCTGCATGTCCAGACCTGCCCTGAAACTGCGCTCCTGGCCCCTGACGGTTCTCTACTACCTCCTGCCCTTCGGTGCCCTCAGACCACTCAGCCGGGTGGGATGGAGGCCCGTGAGCAGGGTAAGTGTGTGCGGGCTGCTGGCCTGGCCTGCCCCCAAGCATCCTGAGGTGGAACCCAGGAGACCCAAAAGGACACAGATGCTAGAGGTGATGGCTCTGGGGGCTGAGCCCTCTGGGAGGGTCATGTTGAAAGGCGAGTTGGTTGAGAGGGCTGGTCGGTGGCCGTGCGGGTGGCAGACAGGTGACTGAGCGCTCGCTGTCTATTGCCTGCTCTCTGCCAGTGTTTGTGCTATTTGGGGGCTCTCCTTCTGAAAGGAAACCACATTGGGCATTCAAAAAAATGGTGTTTGATTTCCTGTGTTGAGGCCCACGTGAGCTTAGAGGTGATTTTTGAGAAGAATCCAAATTCCTGGACGCCAAGGGTGGTTAGGAAACCTGCAGCCTGTTTGGGCCCTTACGGTTGGGGACGCCTTGGGGACCTGGGAGCCCCAGGCAGTTCCCTGGAGAGCAGGCTGACACCGAGGTGGAAACCTTGCTCCTGAGCCCTTGGAGAACCCGGGGGGGACTCACGAGGGCTTGAAAGCTCACGGGCACCTGGAGGGCCCTGGGTATTAGACCTGGGGGCACTCGGCAGCTCTGGCCACTCCAGTGGACAGGAGTCAGCTGGGAGGAATTCTGGGAGCCACTAATTCAGTACCTCCTAGAGGTGTTTAAAGTTGGAATGAAATTACTTCTATGCCTTGGGGATTTGATGTCTTGGTTGTGTTCAGATAAGCAGCAGCCACCACTTAGAGGCAGGTTCCACTGTGTCAGTGGCACCTGGAAGGGTCGATTGGCCCTGAGACTTTGGCTGGAGGGGCTGATTCCCTCGTGCCCCAGTCCACACAGCTCTGTGGTGGCCGTCACAGGAGCATGCCGCTGAGTGCCAGGCGGAGTCAGCAGGGTCTGTCCAAGCCTCTGAGCCTGGCCTTGGTGACAGTGACAGTCGAATCTGCGTGATGCCCAAGTCCCTaaccttgtgtgtgtgttggggggggcggggggctggtGTCCTGCTTCCTGTTGGGACAGGGTGTGTGCTTGGGCTGTAGCCGTTCCCTTGCCCCCATGGCCTCCCGCTCCTTTCTGTGGTCTGGGACGCAGGCAGCACCACCTCCTGCCACAGCCTGTCTGTGCAGGTAGCAGATCCATTTATGCTCCGTCCCCCGATTCAAGAAGTAAGACTGTGCTGGCCAGTCTCTCCCCAGGGACTGGGACAGCTGCTGTCCTACCTCTGCATAGAAAGACGGGACACCTGAGTTGTAAGTCACTGTGTCACGGTCCCGCCAGCACTCGGCTGCTCAGTGTTTGGCAGGCTCAGTCTGGTTCCTCGTGAGAAACAGCACATCACAACGCCGGCGTGGGGTGCCCGGGCCTCCTGAGGTGGCCCTGCCGTGGGGGGAAGCTGACGGGGCAGGCGGCGGGGGAGGGCAGTGGGCTCGGAGTGTGGCTGACACCCGCCCGCCTGTGGCTGCAGGTGGCCCTGTACAAGTCGGTGCCCACGCGCCTGCTGTCGCGGGCCTGGGGCCGCCTCAACCAGGTGGAGCTGCCGCACTGGCTGCGCAGGCCCGTCTACAGTCTGTACATCTGGACCTTCGGGGTGAACATGAAGGAGGCGGCCGTGGAGGACCTGCACCACTACCGCAACCTCAGCGAGTTCTTCCGGCGCAAGCTGAAGCCGCAGGCCCGGCCCGTGTGCGGCCTGCACAGCGTGGTGAGGCCCAGcccggccctgccctgccctgcagccACTCCTCCCCCAGAAACGCTGCCCAGGGATGGCCGGGCGGGCGTGCCTCCCAGGGAGGAGGAGGCCCTGCCCTGTGTCCCCTCCCGTCCTGACAACAAGCCTCTCCTGGCCCTTCCAGATCAGCCCATCAGATGGGAAAATCCTCAACTTTGGGCAGGTGAAGAACAGTGAGGTGGAGCAGGTGAAGGGAGTCACCTACTCGCTGGAGTCGTTCCTGGGCCCGCGCACCTCCGCCGAGGACCTGCCCTTTCCCCCAGGTGGGTTCTTGCCTGGTCGCAGGCAGGGTTCCTGCTGCAGTGTGACCAGCTGGAGGGCAGAGCGCGAAGCCCGCGGCGGGGCCGGGTGGGGAGGGAATGGACACTGGGAAGGCTGGAGACACAGGGCGGGTCCCGGGCCCGGAATCACTGCCCAGAGCTTCAGGGCCTCCCTGGAGCCTGTGTCCAGGCTGCGTgccagccctgtgctgggtggTGACGGGCTTGTCTGAGAACCTGGCCCACTTGTCTGCCCCCACAGCCACCTCCTGCAGCTCCTTCAGGAACCAGCTGGTCACCCGAGAAGGGAATGAGCTGTACCACTGTGTCATTTACCTGGCCCCCGGGGACTACCACTGCTTCCACTCCCCCACTGACTGGACTGTGTCCCACCGGCGCCACTTCCCAGGTAGGCCAGGGCCAGCAGAAGTCTGAGAGCTGCCTCCGTAAGCCCCAGACAGATGTCCTCAGCTTCTACGTGTCAGAGGACCCAGGCTGCAGTTTTGGGGTGCTGAAGCTGAGAGTTGATTGCTTTAGTCTGGCAGGGAGTGCGCAGTGGGGGGTAGGCTGGAGTCCAGCCCACTCTGTGTCTGGAATGACATGAGGGGGACACTGGGCTCTGGGAGGCTGGTCCTCCTGCTGGGTGGGGAGTAGCAGTGCCCCTGCTTCCTAGGCTCCCTGATGTCCGTGAACCCTGGCATGGCCCGTTGGATCAAAGAGCTCTTCTGCCACAATGAGCGGGTGGTCCTCACCGGGGACTGGAAACATGGCTTCTTTTCGCTGACAGCTGTGGGGGCCACCAACGTGGGCTCCATCCGCATCTACTTTGACCGGGTGAGCAGAGCCCAGGCCCTGCTGAAGCACACGGGCTGGGTCACTTGGGGTCCCCCTACCCTGTCTCCTGTGCAGTCAGCTCTGTCGTGACAGTTCTAGGAAGGGCTGGGCCCTGAGCTCCTGCCCTGTGCACGCTCTGCTCTCGCCCGGCTGGAGGTGGCTGGAATGAGAGGGACTAACCTCCCCGCCTGGCCCTTTGCTTCTGTCGGGGACCAAAAGGGAACATTGACCTAGGGTGGGGCGTGCTGGAGGCCCGGTTCCTGGCCTGTCTGGAGATGCGGCCGGTGGTCTGAGTCGCTGTCCCCACCTCCCTTTCCAAGCTGGGTTGGGGACAGGCAGCAGAGGTGTGTTCACGGTCTGCGGGCAGCTGCTCACACCCTGCCCTGGCCTCCCCCAGGACCTGCACACGAACAGCCCGCGGTACAGTAAGGGCTCCTACAACGACTTCAGCTTCGTGACGCACGCCAACAAGGAGGGCATCCCCATGCGCAAGGGGGAGCACCTGGGCGAGTTCAACCTGGGCTCCACCATCGTGCTCATCTTTGAGGCACCCAAGGACTTCAACTTCAAGCTGAAAGCGGGACAGAAAATCCGGTTTGGGGAGGCGCTGGGCTCCCTCTAGGGCCCCTTTCCTGGCTGCAGCTGCTGAGGGATCTTTTCCAAACAAAAGTGGGAGGGTCTCTTTGAGGGGAACCTCCCAGCTGTCCAGGGAGGGGACTCTCTCGGGCGTGGGGTCTCACCAGGCAGGACCTGGGTGACCTGTGTCCCTGTCTCAGAGACTCAGGTGAGGTCAGAGCCCCCA
Protein-coding regions in this window:
- the PISD gene encoding phosphatidylserine decarboxylase proenzyme, mitochondrial isoform X1, with translation MVRCCRRPPNPAVPRYDLHKVRVHVQRPRGGGGGRGPGDQPPRLEGPGPGGLSRRARFRLHFPQLALRRRLGQLSCMSRPALKLRSWPLTVLYYLLPFGALRPLSRVGWRPVSRVALYKSVPTRLLSRAWGRLNQVELPHWLRRPVYSLYIWTFGVNMKEAAVEDLHHYRNLSEFFRRKLKPQARPVCGLHSVISPSDGKILNFGQVKNSEVEQVKGVTYSLESFLGPRTSAEDLPFPPATSCSSFRNQLVTREGNELYHCVIYLAPGDYHCFHSPTDWTVSHRRHFPGSLMSVNPGMARWIKELFCHNERVVLTGDWKHGFFSLTAVGATNVGSIRIYFDRDLHTNSPRYSKGSYNDFSFVTHANKEGIPMRKGEHLGEFNLGSTIVLIFEAPKDFNFKLKAGQKIRFGEALGSL
- the PISD gene encoding phosphatidylserine decarboxylase proenzyme, mitochondrial isoform X4, encoding MCQSEARRGPELRAAKWLHFPQLALRRRLGQLSCMSRPALKLRSWPLTVLYYLLPFGALRPLSRVGWRPVSRVALYKSVPTRLLSRAWGRLNQVELPHWLRRPVYSLYIWTFGVNMKEAAVEDLHHYRNLSEFFRRKLKPQARPVCGLHSVISPSDGKILNFGQVKNSEVEQVKGVTYSLESFLGPRTSAEDLPFPPATSCSSFRNQLVTREGNELYHCVIYLAPGDYHCFHSPTDWTVSHRRHFPGSLMSVNPGMARWIKELFCHNERVVLTGDWKHGFFSLTAVGATNVGSIRIYFDRDLHTNSPRYSKGSYNDFSFVTHANKEGIPMRKGEHLGEFNLGSTIVLIFEAPKDFNFKLKAGQKIRFGEALGSL
- the PISD gene encoding phosphatidylserine decarboxylase proenzyme, mitochondrial isoform X3; this encodes MQVTGSMRSTGSESWRSWGWRFHPNSLVTGRLHFPQLALRRRLGQLSCMSRPALKLRSWPLTVLYYLLPFGALRPLSRVGWRPVSRVALYKSVPTRLLSRAWGRLNQVELPHWLRRPVYSLYIWTFGVNMKEAAVEDLHHYRNLSEFFRRKLKPQARPVCGLHSVISPSDGKILNFGQVKNSEVEQVKGVTYSLESFLGPRTSAEDLPFPPATSCSSFRNQLVTREGNELYHCVIYLAPGDYHCFHSPTDWTVSHRRHFPGSLMSVNPGMARWIKELFCHNERVVLTGDWKHGFFSLTAVGATNVGSIRIYFDRDLHTNSPRYSKGSYNDFSFVTHANKEGIPMRKGEHLGEFNLGSTIVLIFEAPKDFNFKLKAGQKIRFGEALGSL
- the PISD gene encoding phosphatidylserine decarboxylase proenzyme, mitochondrial isoform X5 gives rise to the protein MSRPALKLRSWPLTVLYYLLPFGALRPLSRVGWRPVSRVALYKSVPTRLLSRAWGRLNQVELPHWLRRPVYSLYIWTFGVNMKEAAVEDLHHYRNLSEFFRRKLKPQARPVCGLHSVISPSDGKILNFGQVKNSEVEQVKGVTYSLESFLGPRTSAEDLPFPPATSCSSFRNQLVTREGNELYHCVIYLAPGDYHCFHSPTDWTVSHRRHFPGSLMSVNPGMARWIKELFCHNERVVLTGDWKHGFFSLTAVGATNVGSIRIYFDRDLHTNSPRYSKGSYNDFSFVTHANKEGIPMRKGEHLGEFNLGSTIVLIFEAPKDFNFKLKAGQKIRFGEALGSL
- the PISD gene encoding phosphatidylserine decarboxylase proenzyme, mitochondrial isoform X2, with product MAASMGHRYLRLLHGVTPWRNSLLHCENTALSHFLQSLRKLPLRAFSTNTRKVHTAPARTLFLLRPLPFLFATGGGYAGYRQYEKYRERELEKLGLEVPPKLAGHWEVALYKSVPTRLLSRAWGRLNQVELPHWLRRPVYSLYIWTFGVNMKEAAVEDLHHYRNLSEFFRRKLKPQARPVCGLHSVISPSDGKILNFGQVKNSEVEQVKGVTYSLESFLGPRTSAEDLPFPPATSCSSFRNQLVTREGNELYHCVIYLAPGDYHCFHSPTDWTVSHRRHFPGSLMSVNPGMARWIKELFCHNERVVLTGDWKHGFFSLTAVGATNVGSIRIYFDRDLHTNSPRYSKGSYNDFSFVTHANKEGIPMRKGEHLGEFNLGSTIVLIFEAPKDFNFKLKAGQKIRFGEALGSL